One Lacunisphaera limnophila DNA window includes the following coding sequences:
- the cobA gene encoding uroporphyrinogen-III C-methyltransferase produces MLTTQDAAKKGFVWLVGAGPGAADLITLRGLKLLQGAEAVVYDELANGDLLQNCPAGCELHAVGKRAGKHSATQGEINALLVSLGSAGKKVVRLKGGDPLVFGRAGEEIEALRAAGLSFEIVPGVTAATASAAALGLPLTHRDFSSAVVFVTGHQCAANTDALDWGALARLRATLCFYMGVRRLPEIAHNLLHHGMAAAMPLALISEATRSTQKITITTLGEAERMAPEEIVQPALVVIGEVVRLADFADRVPGMVAKAAG; encoded by the coding sequence ATGTTAACAACACAAGATGCTGCCAAAAAAGGATTTGTCTGGCTCGTTGGAGCCGGTCCTGGGGCGGCTGACTTGATCACTTTGCGGGGTTTGAAGCTGCTGCAAGGCGCCGAGGCCGTGGTCTATGACGAGTTGGCCAACGGGGATTTGCTGCAGAACTGCCCGGCCGGCTGCGAGCTGCACGCGGTCGGAAAGCGGGCGGGAAAGCACAGCGCCACGCAGGGCGAGATCAACGCCCTGCTGGTCAGCTTGGGGTCCGCCGGGAAGAAAGTGGTGCGCCTCAAGGGTGGCGATCCGCTGGTGTTTGGCCGGGCCGGCGAAGAGATCGAGGCGCTGCGGGCCGCCGGTCTGAGCTTTGAGATCGTGCCGGGTGTGACGGCGGCGACGGCTTCGGCGGCGGCGCTGGGGCTGCCGCTGACGCATCGCGATTTTTCCTCGGCCGTGGTCTTCGTGACCGGACACCAGTGCGCCGCCAACACGGATGCGCTCGATTGGGGCGCGTTGGCCCGGCTGCGGGCGACGCTTTGTTTCTACATGGGGGTGCGACGCCTGCCGGAGATCGCGCACAACCTGCTCCACCACGGAATGGCCGCGGCCATGCCGCTGGCGCTCATCAGCGAGGCCACGCGGTCGACCCAAAAAATCACGATCACCACGCTCGGGGAGGCGGAGCGGATGGCGCCGGAGGAAATCGTGCAGCCCGCGCTCGTCGTGATCGGCGAGGTGGTACGGCTGGCGGATTTTGCGGACCGGGTGCCGGGGATGGTGGCAAAAGCCGCGGGCTGA
- a CDS encoding sirohydrochlorin chelatase: MPASLTILMDNGSLEPAATLGLRRLAAALAACIGQPVEPISLLHSSAVPAEKLDGTPAEIFEPALERRLAAGQHEFVLVPLFFGPSGALTDYLPKRLAHLRTKYPALNVTVAAPLFAAEDDRLARILADQVRALPSRRVALVDHGSPARAVTEVRNELACQLAGQLGPAYTVAPCSMERREGSAYDFCEPLLARLLRQPGWHAGDVTIAMQFLLPGRHAGPTGDVAEICREAETASGGALHTTMTALVAEHPLLLDILADRWRAAAR, translated from the coding sequence ATGCCCGCCTCACTCACGATCCTCATGGACAACGGCTCGCTCGAGCCGGCCGCCACGCTCGGCCTGCGCCGGTTGGCAGCGGCCCTCGCCGCGTGCATCGGGCAGCCCGTCGAACCCATCTCACTGCTCCACTCCAGCGCGGTCCCCGCGGAGAAACTCGACGGCACCCCGGCGGAGATCTTCGAGCCCGCCCTCGAGCGCCGGCTCGCCGCCGGCCAGCATGAATTCGTGCTTGTCCCCCTGTTCTTCGGCCCGAGCGGCGCCCTGACCGACTACCTGCCCAAGCGCCTGGCCCACCTGCGCACGAAATACCCCGCCCTGAACGTGACGGTGGCCGCCCCTCTCTTCGCCGCCGAGGACGACCGCCTCGCCCGCATCCTCGCCGACCAGGTCCGCGCCCTCCCCTCCCGCCGCGTCGCCCTCGTCGACCACGGCAGCCCCGCCCGAGCCGTCACGGAGGTCCGCAACGAACTCGCCTGCCAGCTGGCGGGGCAACTCGGCCCCGCCTACACCGTCGCCCCCTGCAGCATGGAACGCCGGGAGGGCTCGGCCTATGATTTCTGTGAGCCCTTGCTGGCTCGCCTGCTGCGTCAACCCGGTTGGCACGCCGGCGATGTAACCATCGCGATGCAGTTCCTCCTGCCCGGCCGCCATGCCGGCCCGACCGGCGATGTCGCGGAGATCTGCCGCGAGGCCGAGACCGCCAGCGGTGGCGCCCTGCACACGACGATGACCGCCTTGGTCGCGGAACACCCGCTGCTGCTCGACATCCTCGCCGACCGCTGGCGGGCAGCGGCGCGATAA